CCCCTCCAACCTCGTGGCGCAGGTGCACGCGTTCGTCCTCAGCGGCGGGAGCGCCTTCGGGCTGGCCGCCGCGGGGACGATGGGGACGACCGCGCCCCCGAAGGCCACGCCCACCCCGCGCTCGGCCAGGAGCTGCATCACCCCGTCCGCGGCGGCCAGCCCGAAGGCGCTCCCGCCGCTGAGGACGAACGCGTGCACCTGCGCCACGAGGTTGGAGGGGTCCATCACGTGGGTCTCCCGTGTCGCGGGAGCCGCACCCGTGATGCGGTAGGCCCCGGTGGTTCCGGCAGGCAGCA
Above is a window of Actinomycetota bacterium DNA encoding:
- a CDS encoding P1 family peptidase, translating into MITDVEGVQVGHYTDPVARTGCTVVLLPAGTTGAYRITGAAPATRETHVMDPSNLVAQVHAFVLSGGSAFGLAAADGVMQLLAERGVGVAFGGAVVPIVPAAASPKALPPLRTNACTCATRLEG